CTAGCCTATTTAATAGTCACATCCTTTTTAAGGAGGTATTAGGTTTAAACGTGGGCAAGCTAGTAGTTTATAATTATTGGTGTAAAGTAGAGCAGGGCCGGTTATAAGCATGTGCCGGATGGGCGACGGCTCAGGGCCAAAAACGCAAAAGGGCCCgtaaatttttatataatttttacatAATATtcaatatatataattataaccCTATGTTTATAACAAAGTAATAGTTGCAGTTGAGTGGTAGAAAAGATGGTTTTTAAGTCGTTGGTTACGAGGTCGAAGCTTGCAGTTACCGTTTTTTACAATTTTCATACTCAGTGTCCTAAATTAAATGCCCACAACACTTCATTTAATGACAAAAGAAGTATTCTTTCTTCTGCTATGTTTAACTCAAGTTTTCTTTTTCTATTCCcttaaattttctttttcttttttaccAAATTCTTTTATtgtataatattattattaattataaaatattttatttttttccttaacttctaaaatatttttttttttttacaaattattCGAATCGACCTGAATTTGTTCGGTTTGTTATAGTACTCGTACTCGGGTTTGATCGAATTGTTGAGTGACACAACAACGGCACTGAATTTTTGTTTTACTAGGGCGTGTAGGGCCCTTTTTCTTTTGTCTCGCACAAGGCCCAAAATTCTTTTAACATTTTCGGAAACGGCCCTGAAGTAGAGTATGAGTAACATTTGCAGATACACACTTTTAAGGAAAAAAAGATATCGTTGAAAATTGAAATATCTATACTTACAACATGATAAAAGAAAAGTTTCATTAGACTTATAAAATGATTTTGTTCGATGATTTCGATATTTTTAAGATTTAAGATTGAGACGggcataaataaataattaagagTTAAGCTACGAAGGTATAGGGCGTCAACCTTCTCCCACCTCAGCAAAAGAACCACAATAACGCCCCTTTCCATACAGACGCCATCAATGGAGCGCTATTGAAGCTTGGTGGTTGCAACTGCAAGCAATAACGAGAGTTTGAAGGCAAGCCATGTCTATACTAGCCTATGACAAcagctatatttaaaaaaatcaattaaATTTTTTAGTCACTCTCTCAAACACACTCTCACAAAACCTCTTAACCAATCATTTTTTTAGAAAATGTCTTCAAGTTCCGAGACGTCAACCGACTCTCCAACCTACTCGGGTACGCTTGATGATTTGCTTATAACTTATTATTGAGACtgatttttatgttatttagaaaaaagaataaatttcaaagttcgtcctttatgtatgtctaatatatcaaagtatgtcctttatctttagtaACCTCAGAAAACATtcttaatgtttgaaaaaccaatcaggttatgtcctttaccctaaaccttGTTTGTTTTACCAGTTAAATCAGGTCACGTGAGAAGCACATGAGGGTATATTGGTCTTTACCTTAAtactagaaaaataaaattataaaaaattcaaATCTTCTTTCTCTTAACTATAAGCTTCATAATCTACACATTATATCTTCAAAACTTCAAACAAAACCCAGATCTTCAAAACACAAAGAAAAAAATATTCAAAACTTCAAAACCCAGATATTCAAAACTTCAAAACCCGGATATTCAAAACTTCAAAACCCATATTATCATCAACATTATCATCAATAACCCATGAACAAAAAACCCCCCAATTTCTTACAACTCACCAAAATTAGGGCAACAAAGTGGTTTATTGAGATCGATGACAAATGATTCATAGAGATGTTCATAACACTTCTATTCTGTCGAAGAGGTTCATAACCACCACCACCCGCCACCCAATCACAAGCACCATCACCATCGCCATCTCCACCGTCGACCTCCACCACCATAACCAACGCTCACTCACCGGAACCCTATGGCCGGAGTGACAGATCCGTCGCCGGTCAGCCGTATGGCCGGAGAACACCGCCACCGCTGACATCGACCGTACCGTATGGCCGGAGTGACAGATCCGTCGCCGGTCAGCCGTCGTCGCTCGCTCTCTCTCTCGCCAATCTCCTTCTGCAACCACTCTCTTGCcgatctttctctctctttcGTCGACTCCCGTCAACCGACACCACCGTGAGCCGTAGTCGGCTCCGTCGGCCGGAGTCTGGTCGGGCATTTCCTGAGGGAGAGGGTAGccgagagggggggggggtgttgagAGATGAGTGTGATGTTTCTTTTTGTTAGATGATAAATGTACAAACACTGATTGGTGTAATTCTTGAATGTGTCTTGAATAAGGTCTGCAAAGAGAGATTGGCTAGGGTTTGTTTTTGTAAGTGAAGAAGATGAGGGTTTAGGATCTGATTATGTTAGGTGCGCAGATGGTGGTTTTGATGATGTGATTGGTAGGTGGTTGGTAGAATGACATTAATGCCCTCATGTGCTTCTCACGTGACCTGATTTAACTGGGAAAACAAACaaggtttagggtaaaggacataacctgattggtttttcaaacattaaggatgttttctgatattattaaagataaaggacatagtTTGTAATAtatgacatacataaaggacgaactttgaaatttactctAGAAAAAATAACTTCGTTTTTTAAGTGTTGGTGCACTCTTAGGTGTTGGTCCCTAAACTTGTTTCAATGGTACATTTAAGTTCATTTAATAGTGCGTCTAAACTAGTTACAAGGGCACCTACAAATGAATTACAATTGTAGTCAAACATACAATGGTGTGTTTAAAATCAATTACAATTGTCATCTAACATACAACGGTGCGTCCAAGTTGTCTATATGTGACACATAAACAAACTATGCAATTTATAATCACGTGTTCAAATCATTACAACAATGCGTCTACATGATACGTTTTCTACATTTTACAACTTTTAGGGTCACCTCAACCTCGGTATATTTCCTCTCATATTATCATGATTGTGTTGTGTTGTAACTTGCATAATTACGAAAATATTTTGGATTAATTACGGAAACATTTTAAAACACGACACAAATATTTAAAAATGCAGAAACACACCTAAAACCAGAAAATAAATTGCTTTAGCATTAGATTTTAGAATTTCCACCACAAATTACTGACAAACAAATTAGAAGTTACGGGCACAGAAAATAAAGTCCGATTTTGCTCGAGACAAGCAATTAAAGTAAGATACTTCATGGATTGTTCTTGTCAAGATCATCAAAGTATGGATGTTCCATTGCTTTCTTAGCCGAAATCCTTTTTGATGGTTCATACTCAAACATTTTCTGCACAAAAATACTAACAGTTAGAACTATATATTGATACAAGTCGAATTATTTTAATGAACTTATATAACAAATTTAAATTCTTATTTACCGAAAGGAGATCAAGGCCGTCTTGATCCAGATTCGGTACAGCAGTTGAAACTGGCTTCGGTTTCCATTGGGGATACTCGTGCCAGTCCTTGAGCTTGCTCACTCCGGGCCAGATTTCTTCGTTCGGAGTACCCAATAACCTGAATGAATATGCACACAAAATGATGATCAAGATTTCATGTTACATAGGTTCAAACAATGAGAAATGATTTCCCATTATAAATTATGGACCTGAAGATATGCAGCAACTGTTGAAGCTCAGAATCTCCAGCAAAGATCGCGGTTTTTGTGACTAGTTCAGCTACAAATTTTAAAAAACAAACCACTTGATCAGGCACAACTAAAATCATTAACGATCACTAATATGGGTGTGAAATTATGAAAACACGAAAACCCGATACCTACACGAAATtgtgggtttgggtttagtctaaacgggttcgagttgacccatttaacccatttatattatattatatttttttttcaaattgtgTTTTTATGTCATAAGTTAAATTGGTTGGGTATATTATGCCATGATTATAACTTAAAACAATAATCGACATAAGATTTTACATTTAAAATGTAATTGTTCAATATACATTTGTATTTTTTGTTGTAAagcttttaaaaaataaaaaaaatccgggtcaacctacGAATTTTTttgtcgtgttcgggttcatgtGTCTAATAAGATTTTCGGGTTCGGATCGGGTTGGACCTGtcaacccgcgaacacgacctGTTTAACACCCTGATTCACACTAACTACTAACTAGTGGAACGAAAATAATGAACTATGAAGAGAAGTGTACCAAATATGCAGCCAACAGACCACATGTCAACTGCGGTCGAATAATGGGTGGAACCCAAAAGGACCTCAGGAGCCCTGTACCAAAGGGTCAAAATCTGCAGtgataaaaataataacaaaCTGTCAACTAACTGCAGATGAAAGATTATGGGTCAAACACAATAGGCACTAAACGGTTTATACGGTTATACCTCATGAGTATACTTTGGTAGTGGTACTTTAAAAGCTCGGGCTAGTCCAAGATCGGCTATTTTAAGCATCAATGTCTTTCGGTCCATCAAAAGATTGTGGGGTTTAAGATCCCTGTGCAATACACCATGAGAATGACAGAAAGCAACACCTTCACAAAGCTGGTACATCAAGCTCTGCATCAAACACCGGAAACGGTTATTGGTACATGTTCATTGCAGAGAGAACAAAAATATTGTTGATAATATGTACACCTTGATGACTTTGGGTGGAATGTTTTCACCAGTTTGGCGATACGAGCGGATGAATTTCTTCAAATCAGTTTCCACATACTCGAACACCAAGTACAGAACAGTATTCCCATTTTTATTCACACCTTGCTTCACATCCATCAGCCTGTTTGATATCGTTGTTATGAGTCAAATCCAGAATTAATCATCATTAAgttaagcaaaaaaaaaaaaaaacatgaaatctGGCCTCTTCAAGTTAAGCAAAAAACATTAAATCACTAATTTAATCAGCAGTATTTGAAGAAATCACTAATTCAAACCCTAAATCTGACCTCTTATGTTTGATTACAAAAATACAAACAAATAATCAATATACAGAATAACTGAAGCATAAATAATCACGAAATAGAAGCATAAATCTGACAAAACGAACTAATATACTCATCCAAACCCTAAATCCGACCTCTCCGATTTAATCACGAATATACCAACAAAAAATCTGTAAATTAACAAATAGAAGCATAAATCATCGCAAAATAAGCGTAAATTTGAAACTATATACTCAATTAATCGCACAAAGAACATATAAACCCTAACTTTTCATCATAATAAGGAATTCTAGATTCAAATGATATTGAAACACATACTTAACCACATGAGGATCACGTGAGAGCATCCGCAGGATCGAGATCTCTCGGAGCGTAGTAGGCGGAACGCCTTCTTCGTCTTCATGAAGTTTAGTTTTCTTGAGAGCAACAATTTTGCCGGTGGCTTTCTCTCTGGCTTTGTATACTTTTCCATAGGTGCCTTCACCGACCTTTTCGAGCTTCTCGAACGCCTCCATTGCCGTCTTTGTGGACTCCATTTTCGATCTCAGAGGATGGATGAATTAGGGTTtcaaatgaagaagatgaagtgggAAGGGGGTGGAGTTTATAAAGAGAGCGCTTGGGTTAACggtatttttttttgaaatttgaatttgtgACGTTGGTGAATAAAGTTTGTAAAATGCCGGTTTAATGGGTTTTCATGGAATCATATGTTATGATATTATGATAGAGATACTTTATGATGTATTTTTGCATAATTTGTGGAATATTTCGAACCTTATGTTAACTAGGTTTTCTTAATTCGTGCGTTGCGGCAAAAAGaaacaaatgataatgtaaaacaaatgttGTTTTAAAATGAAAGTTGTTGTTTAGAAAACAAAATCGTAAGTTATTAACgaacgtaaattattaaaaatatatgaaattaaATGATAAAGAATATATGAAATTAAATGATAAAgaaaatatgatttaaaaaaaaggaaaaaggatgatttaaaaaatataaaataaattattaaGATATGAAGACCCATTTACCATTCATGGCCCTTTACTACAGGGATTGGTAAAATTTGAAGCAAAAAAAGTATAAGAAAAATGAATGTTCTCGAAtgctaaaacaaaacataaaacaaataTATAAAGACATGATAAGGTTGGAAAAAGAAAACTAAAATCAAAACATAAAACAAATGTATAAAGATAAGAAAAGATtggaaaaacaaaactaaaagaactgtttaaaaaaaatcagtaaaaaatagagataaaaaaaataaaaaacttaaaATAATTTGAGTAAAAAAATAGCTTCAATCATTTCATGGTATGTGGTAAGGAAGCACCATTCATGTCCCTTCACAATTAATATATAACTAGATAGAagcacccccgcgttgcggcggggtaCAACCGTACCAACAACATTAGTCACACATCATCGTCAACGGCAAGCAACACTGAAAAAGAAAACGTAAAAACATTAGACCACGCACATCCGTAACAACGTGTAGAAATCGACTCATTAATAAAAGTTGTTAAACCATAATCATGCCTTAAGTATAAGAGAAGTTAATTATAATCATTTTGAGAAAAGTTAGAAACATTTTGTAGTATATTTTGTTAGTACATATATGATTATATACTAAGCCCCCACGTTGCGGTGGGAACATAAAACCGTGCCAAGTTGCACCAATGCTATACCACTGCTGatgaccaccaacaccggaaaaactcgtaaacaaaataacaaaaagagttaattacacaaatgggtcctgtggtttgtacctaatttcgcctttgggtactaactttattttttaacaggtttaggttctatggtttcaattttgtaacacctttgggtactaacaccaaaattagttaattaatgactaaaatacccttgaatttttttaagtttatcaatgtaacacatttgggtactaacacctaattttatttaagtttaaatcaattttaaaaaatctatttatttttttttattttcatctttttttatatctcttaattaacataaactcaattttttttattttcatatttttattaaatttcttgtttaacataaaatctatttgttacaccagtatttttttaaatagacattttaaataaaatctactagctatatagttttatctaaattaaatttcttactcgttttaaataatgtaaaccttactcgttttcaattttggattgaaatgattgataataataaatatttttcatgtaaaaaaatttaagcctttttttaactcgttttttttttcatttacattttactattttagaaagatgtttaatttacataaaactatatagctaggtattttagataaaactatatagctagatattttagataaaactaaaaaaatttaagcctttttttaactcgttttttttgtaaaaaaagatatttaatttacataaaactatatagctagtagattttactggtgcaactagtagattttatgtaaattaaatatctttctaaaatagtaaaatgtaaatgaacaaaaaaaacaagttaaaaatggctCAATTTTTTtgacatgaaagatatttattattattattattattattattattattattattattattattattatcaatcatgtatatccaaaattgaaaacgagtaaggtttacattatttaaaactagtaagaaatttaatttacataaaactatatagctagtagattttatttaaaaaaatacgtGTGCaacaaatagattttatgttaaataagaaatttaataaaaatacgaaaataaaaaaataaatagactttatgttaattaagagatataataaaaagatgaaaataaaaaaataaatagattttgtaaaattgatttaaacttaaataaaattaggtg
The sequence above is drawn from the Helianthus annuus cultivar XRQ/B chromosome 12, HanXRQr2.0-SUNRISE, whole genome shotgun sequence genome and encodes:
- the LOC110869074 gene encoding cyclin-dependent kinase B2-2; this translates as MESTKTAMEAFEKLEKVGEGTYGKVYKAREKATGKIVALKKTKLHEDEEGVPPTTLREISILRMLSRDPHVVKLMDVKQGVNKNGNTVLYLVFEYVETDLKKFIRSYRQTGENIPPKVIKSLMYQLCEGVAFCHSHGVLHRDLKPHNLLMDRKTLMLKIADLGLARAFKVPLPKYTHEILTLWYRAPEVLLGSTHYSTAVDMWSVGCIFAELVTKTAIFAGDSELQQLLHIFRLLGTPNEEIWPGVSKLKDWHEYPQWKPKPVSTAVPNLDQDGLDLLSKMFEYEPSKRISAKKAMEHPYFDDLDKNNP